Proteins encoded together in one Procambarus clarkii isolate CNS0578487 chromosome 67, FALCON_Pclarkii_2.0, whole genome shotgun sequence window:
- the LOC138355402 gene encoding uncharacterized protein — protein MKVTCGFVLLIFRHLEGLRPLKPGSRHLKPGSRHLKPGLRHLKPGSRHLKPGSRHLKPGLRHLKPGSRHLKPGSRHLKPGSRHLKPGSRHLKPGLRPLKPGSRHLKPGSRHLKPGSRHLKPGSRHLKPGSRHLKPGSRHLKPGSWHLKPGSRHLKPGSRHLKPGSRHLKPGSRHLKPGSRHLKPGSRHLKPGSRHLKPGLRHLKPGSRHLKPGSRHLKPGSRHLKPGSRHLKPGSRHLKPGSWHLKPGSRHLKPGSRHLKPGSRHLKPGSRHLKPGSRHLKPGSRHLKPGLRPLKPGSRHLKPGLRHLKPGLRPLKPGSRHLKPGSRHLKPGSRHLKPGSRHLKPGSRPLKPGSWHLKPGSRHLKPGLRSLKPGSWHLKPGFRHLKPGFRHLKPGFRHLKPGFRHLKPGFRPLKPGSRHLKPGLRPLKPGSWHLKPGSRHLKPGSWNLKPGSRHLKPGSRHLKPGFRHLKPGFRHLKPGFRHLKPGFRPLKPGSRHLKPGLRPLKPGSWHLKPGLRPLKPGSWHLKPGSRHLKPGSWHFKPGSKHLKPGSKHLKPGSRHLKPGLRVVGLF, from the coding sequence ATGAAGGTGACTTGTGGATTCGTTTTGTTAATCTTCcgtcacttggaggggttaaggccCCTTAAACCAGGGTCAAGGCACCTTAAACCAGGGTCAAGGCACCTTAAACCAGGGTTAAGGCACCTTAAACCAGGGTCAAGGCACCTTAAACCAGGGTCAAGGCACCTTAAACCAGGGTTAAGGCACCTTAAACCAGGGTCAAGGCACCTTAAACCAGGGTCAAGGCACCTTAAACCAGGGTCAAGGCACCTTAAACCAGGGTCAAGGCACCTTAAGCCAGGGTTAAGGCCCCTTAAACCAGGGTCAAGGCACCTTAAACCAGGGTCAAGGCACCTTAAACCAGGGTCAAGGCACCTTAAACCAGGGTCAAGGCACCTTAAACCAGGGTCAAGGCACCTTAAACCAGGGTCAAGGCACCTTAAACCAGGGTCATGGCACCTTAAACCAGGGTCAAGGCACCTTAAACCAGGGTCAAGGCACCTTAAACCAGGGTCAAGGCACCTTAAACCAGGGTCAAGGCACCTTAAACCAGGGTCAAGGCACCTTAAACCAGGGTCAAGGCACCTTAAACCAGGGTCAAGGCACCTTAAACCAGGGTTAAGGCACCTTAAACCAGGGTCAAGGCACCTTAAACCAGGGTCAAGGCACCTTAAACCAGGGTCAAGGCACCTTAAACCAGGGTCAAGGCACCTTAAACCAGGGTCAAGGCACCTTAAACCAGGGTCATGGCACCTTAAACCAGGGTCAAGGCACCTTAAACCAGGGTCAAGGCACCTTAAACCAGGGTCAAGGCACCTTAAACCAGGGTCAAGGCACCTTAAACCAGGGTCAAGGCACCTTAAACCAGGGTCAAGGCACCTTAAACCAGGGTTAAGGCCCCTTAAACCAGGGTCAAGGCACCTTAAACCAGGGTTAAGGCACCTTAAACCAGGGTTAAGGCCCCTTAAACCAGGGTCAAGGCACCTTAAACCAGGGTCAAGGCACCTTAAACCAGGGTCAAGGCACCTTAAACCAGGGTCAAGGCACCTTAAACCAGGGTCAAGGCCTCTTAAACCAGGGTCATGGCACCTTAAACCAGGGTCAAGGCACCTTAAACCAGGGTTAAGGTCTCTTAAACCAGGGTCATGGCACCTTAAACCAGGGTTCAGGCACCTTAAACCAGGGTTTAGGCACCTTAAACCAGGGTTTAGGCACCTTAAACCAGGGTTTAGGCACCTTAAACCAGGGTTCAGGCCCCTTAAACCAGGGTCAAGGCACCTTAAACCAGGGTTAAGGCCTCTTAAACCAGGGTCATGGCACCTTAAACCAGGGTCAAGGCACCTTAAACCAGGGTCATGGAACCTTAAACCAGGGTCAAGGCACCTTAAACCAGGGTCAAGGCACCTTAAACCAGGGTTCAGGCACCTTAAACCAGGGTTTAGGCACCTTAAACCAGGGTTTAGGCACCTTAAACCAGGGTTCAGGCCCCTTAAACCAGGGTCAAGGCACCTTAAACCAGGGTTAAGGCCTCTTAAACCAGGGTCATGGCACCTTAAACCAGGGTTAAGGCCTCTTAAACCAGGGTCATGGCACCTTAAACCAGGGTCAAGGCACCTTAAACCAGGGTCATGGCACTTTAAACCAGGGTCAAAGCACCTTAAACCAGGGTCAAAGCACCTTAAACCAGGGTCAAGGCACCTTAAACCAGGATTAAGGGTTGTAGGTCTCTTCTAG